One genomic segment of Allocatelliglobosispora scoriae includes these proteins:
- a CDS encoding CHAT domain-containing protein, producing MADFAGTFTDAGSPGVFVHLYATEHDGLLRHVATVTPTAAPPAIAPDRFAVIIDTQSTMGVDHPDRVWLLTEAGPADEGGTSFIACWVDLPQPAAPQDLAPGILAAFGPPVALVAQADGMFNVPHTAYLLSGGYVGKPRLVCLTAQSDVSMPWTGGLPARWFFRRALATARRGFGNWDDVPLWIHRSAHGGLEIAMPDGVRIVAYVPRAEDHQGIAEEVIRDTIVTLNFDEGRIRISVANEAGERPVVAHVAGSPFETIGHLPPGMEPEDYLRRAGDDEPSAELHLHEMAVNLTEGRPRLAMRSFYYYLHFADLQHEGTAGDAVGFGVQILIALAKAEEHDYAEWLGGRLAALAQEHGFTDRARMASWYAASSAEALGWPDQAIGHYRRAIEDYGRFEGVQEPQLRLSYGLALLSFCAGDEFTGSTDLDDVTRDHAERADDQLQRAEALFRRMPPDRVRESRWRVALGRARVRDLLGDHDGALDDLQALMEAPGFSDVEVLHTTGLVHTLLALFKLGRHDEEYRRWLANWASDDREKYRAPFPSLVMTFLHRMLLAVVAAEHGPRDAAFHFAAEAHFLQAKGWDALPTALAPDRPVQGWLAVDTVTPLIALAPPGDREAGWLVLCLVDNAKSRYLRRDLDLQVDAMRHPQFGVGAALARETRRQLLLSEIDQRLILADTEAHGGRAEAQQPSVTAWRLTAALVDTDPGPVESGAQLTPEALADLWRRLPAGSALVTLHASARHTYVTVVAGPASCPRTHILPLLGTRQVRELAMRLQAHFSGTGAYPKINPRRPGRYDSAFLRPLTDLAEQFAPILDDLGGADLVVVSPHGPWHQVPLQLLLLPALWQRRPGAWPGLCSVPSLSLLRLLLDRTAAQPWGSFNDMFVSAAPSSSDDPHQFRQAYDRICAVLGPAASTLHTAFGVEATPEHVLRASGVRLQHVLAHGVHLDGAQVMRSGLALSDGDRLPDREQAHEGRLLRGLDLVTSRGSAEHVTVQACSLGRVMVAEGDELWGFNRAVLGSGARTVLSPMWDINLASSTALLHRFYELWLRGGMDKHQAWSRAQYTLFSGEFGDVWSHPYHWAALSMVGV from the coding sequence GTGGCGGATTTTGCGGGCACATTCACCGACGCCGGCTCGCCGGGCGTCTTCGTCCATCTCTACGCGACCGAACACGACGGCCTCCTGAGGCATGTCGCCACCGTGACGCCGACCGCCGCGCCACCGGCCATCGCACCGGATCGGTTCGCCGTCATCATCGACACCCAGTCCACGATGGGCGTCGACCATCCGGACCGGGTGTGGCTCCTCACCGAGGCGGGGCCGGCGGACGAGGGCGGCACGTCGTTCATCGCCTGCTGGGTGGACCTGCCGCAGCCCGCCGCGCCGCAGGACCTCGCTCCCGGCATCCTGGCCGCCTTCGGCCCGCCCGTGGCCCTGGTGGCGCAGGCGGACGGCATGTTCAACGTGCCGCACACCGCGTACCTGCTCAGCGGGGGCTATGTCGGGAAACCACGGCTGGTCTGCCTGACCGCGCAGTCGGACGTGTCGATGCCGTGGACCGGCGGTCTGCCGGCTCGCTGGTTCTTCCGGCGGGCATTGGCGACCGCACGCCGGGGGTTCGGCAACTGGGACGACGTTCCGCTGTGGATACACCGATCGGCGCACGGCGGGCTCGAGATCGCCATGCCCGACGGGGTCCGGATCGTGGCCTACGTGCCGCGGGCCGAGGACCATCAGGGCATCGCCGAGGAGGTCATCCGGGACACGATCGTCACCCTGAACTTCGACGAGGGCCGCATCCGCATCAGCGTCGCCAACGAGGCCGGCGAACGTCCCGTCGTCGCCCATGTGGCGGGGAGCCCTTTCGAGACCATCGGGCACCTGCCGCCGGGCATGGAGCCCGAGGACTACCTCCGGCGGGCCGGGGACGACGAGCCCTCAGCCGAGCTGCACCTGCACGAGATGGCCGTGAACCTCACCGAGGGCAGGCCCCGGCTGGCCATGCGGTCGTTCTACTACTACCTGCACTTCGCCGACCTCCAGCACGAGGGCACCGCCGGGGACGCGGTCGGGTTCGGCGTCCAGATCCTGATCGCGCTGGCGAAGGCGGAGGAGCACGATTACGCCGAGTGGCTGGGCGGTCGGCTCGCCGCGCTCGCGCAGGAGCACGGGTTCACCGACCGGGCGCGGATGGCCTCCTGGTACGCGGCATCGTCGGCGGAGGCTCTGGGCTGGCCGGACCAGGCGATCGGCCACTACCGCCGGGCCATCGAGGACTACGGCCGGTTCGAGGGGGTGCAGGAGCCGCAGCTGCGGCTGAGCTACGGTCTCGCGCTGCTGTCGTTCTGCGCCGGCGACGAGTTCACCGGGAGCACGGACCTGGACGACGTGACCCGCGATCACGCCGAGCGGGCCGACGATCAGCTCCAGCGGGCGGAGGCCCTCTTCCGCCGGATGCCCCCCGACCGGGTCCGCGAGTCGCGGTGGCGGGTGGCCCTCGGCCGGGCCCGGGTGCGGGACCTGCTCGGCGACCACGACGGTGCGCTGGACGACCTGCAGGCGCTCATGGAGGCTCCCGGGTTCTCCGACGTGGAGGTGTTGCACACCACCGGCCTCGTCCACACGCTGCTGGCCCTGTTCAAGCTCGGCCGCCACGATGAGGAGTACCGGCGCTGGCTGGCGAACTGGGCGTCGGACGATCGCGAAAAGTACCGGGCGCCGTTCCCGAGCCTCGTCATGACCTTCCTGCACCGCATGCTGCTGGCCGTCGTGGCCGCGGAGCACGGACCGCGCGACGCCGCCTTCCATTTCGCCGCCGAGGCGCATTTCCTGCAGGCCAAGGGTTGGGACGCGCTTCCCACCGCGTTGGCGCCGGACCGCCCGGTCCAGGGCTGGCTCGCCGTCGACACGGTCACGCCGCTGATCGCCCTGGCCCCGCCCGGCGACCGCGAGGCGGGATGGCTGGTGCTGTGCCTGGTCGACAACGCCAAGAGCCGCTACCTGAGGCGGGACCTGGATCTCCAGGTCGACGCGATGCGGCACCCGCAGTTCGGTGTCGGCGCGGCCCTCGCCCGCGAAACGCGCCGGCAGCTGCTGCTCAGCGAGATCGACCAGCGGCTGATCCTCGCCGACACCGAGGCCCACGGCGGCCGAGCGGAGGCGCAGCAGCCTTCGGTCACCGCCTGGCGGCTGACCGCCGCGCTCGTGGACACCGATCCGGGTCCGGTCGAGTCCGGCGCCCAGCTCACCCCCGAGGCGCTGGCCGACCTGTGGCGGCGGCTGCCCGCCGGGAGTGCGCTGGTCACCCTGCACGCGTCCGCCCGGCACACCTACGTCACGGTCGTCGCCGGTCCCGCATCCTGTCCGCGTACGCACATCCTGCCCCTGCTGGGTACGCGTCAGGTCCGCGAGCTGGCGATGCGGCTGCAGGCGCACTTCTCCGGCACCGGCGCCTACCCGAAGATCAATCCTCGGCGGCCGGGCCGCTACGACTCGGCGTTCCTGCGACCGCTGACCGACCTCGCGGAGCAGTTCGCCCCGATCCTCGACGACCTCGGCGGCGCGGACCTGGTCGTCGTGTCCCCGCACGGGCCGTGGCACCAGGTGCCGCTGCAGCTGCTCCTGCTTCCGGCGCTCTGGCAGCGGCGTCCGGGAGCCTGGCCGGGACTGTGCTCGGTGCCGAGCCTGAGCCTGCTGCGGCTCCTGCTCGACCGGACCGCCGCGCAGCCCTGGGGCAGCTTCAACGACATGTTCGTGTCGGCGGCACCGAGCAGCTCCGACGACCCCCACCAGTTCCGGCAGGCCTACGACCGGATCTGCGCCGTGCTGGGTCCCGCCGCATCCACATTGCACACCGCGTTCGGCGTCGAGGCGACGCCGGAGCATGTCCTGCGGGCGAGCGGCGTGCGGCTGCAGCACGTGCTGGCGCACGGCGTACACCTGGATGGTGCGCAGGTGATGCGGTCCGGCCTCGCGCTGAGCGACGGCGACCGGCTGCCCGATCGCGAACAGGCGCATGAGGGCAGGCTGCTGCGCGGCCTGGACCTGGTGACGAGCAGGGGTTCGGCCGAGCACGTCACCGTGCAGGCGTGCTCGCTGGGCCGGGTGATGGTCGCCGAGGGCGATGAGCTGTGGGGGTTCAACCGGGCGGTGCTGGGCAGCGGCGCGCGGACCGTCCTGTCGCCGATGTGGGACATCAACCTCGCCTCGTCGACCGCGCTGCTGCACCGATTCTACGAGCTGTGGCTGCGCGGCGGGATGGACAAGCACCAGGCGTGGTCCAGGGCGCAGTACACGCTGTTCAGCGGAGAATTCGGCGACGTGTGGTCGCACCCTTACCATTGGGCGGCCTTGAGCATGGTCGGCGTCTGA
- a CDS encoding LamG-like jellyroll fold domain-containing protein, which translates to MKTSTGRRTGVIAAVCIAVAAMLANPQPAAAATSVNENFEDSVADGFTVPTGAYTVISDGSKDYRTTSSAARAVVGDPTSTNVEVRADIKVASWATPTARTAGLMARYTDTNNYYLFIYEDGQLRIGKKVGGTLTTVASKAFALTTGAWYAFAATVTGNSLTLSVNGVEQLSTTTTGLTAGKVGLLSFNGDVRYDNVVATDIPAPPTTSAYDTAVLADAPVGYWRLGDGGSTVADSSGNGHTGTYTGAPATTTLPNGDPATTFNGSSQYASIADGDYLSIPTTGRITVEAWLRPDVLQFAHQESTGYVHWLGKGTAGQHEYTARIYSLTNSENRPNRISGYSFNLGGGLGAGSYFQDTVTAGQWIHYTLVINTQSVSGYPTGYTKVYKNGVLRDQDSLQDYGIIPGNGTAPLRIGTRDLASYFQGAIGKVAVYGQELSGTRIAAHYAAM; encoded by the coding sequence ATGAAGACGAGTACTGGCCGCAGAACAGGCGTCATCGCCGCGGTATGCATCGCCGTGGCAGCCATGCTGGCGAATCCGCAACCGGCCGCGGCCGCCACATCGGTGAACGAGAACTTCGAGGACTCCGTCGCCGACGGCTTCACCGTGCCGACGGGCGCCTATACGGTCATCTCCGACGGATCCAAGGACTACCGGACCACGTCGAGCGCGGCCCGCGCGGTGGTCGGCGACCCCACCTCGACCAACGTCGAGGTCCGGGCCGACATCAAGGTCGCGAGCTGGGCGACGCCGACCGCCCGGACGGCGGGGCTGATGGCCCGCTACACGGACACCAACAACTACTACCTGTTCATCTACGAGGACGGCCAGCTCCGGATAGGCAAGAAGGTCGGCGGAACGCTCACCACCGTGGCGAGCAAGGCGTTCGCCCTCACCACCGGCGCGTGGTACGCGTTCGCGGCAACCGTCACCGGCAACAGCCTCACGCTGAGCGTCAACGGGGTGGAGCAGCTCAGCACGACCACGACCGGGCTGACGGCGGGCAAGGTGGGCCTGCTGTCGTTCAACGGCGACGTGCGCTACGACAACGTCGTCGCCACCGACATCCCCGCTCCACCCACGACCTCGGCCTACGACACCGCCGTCCTCGCGGATGCGCCGGTGGGCTACTGGCGCCTCGGCGACGGCGGCAGCACGGTCGCCGACTCCAGCGGCAACGGCCACACCGGCACCTACACCGGCGCTCCCGCGACCACCACGCTTCCCAACGGCGATCCGGCCACCACGTTCAACGGCAGCAGCCAGTACGCGTCCATCGCCGACGGCGACTACCTGAGCATCCCGACGACCGGGCGGATCACGGTCGAGGCGTGGCTGCGGCCGGACGTGCTGCAATTTGCCCACCAGGAGAGCACCGGCTACGTGCACTGGCTGGGCAAGGGCACCGCCGGCCAGCACGAGTACACGGCCCGCATCTACTCCCTGACCAACAGCGAGAACCGGCCCAACCGGATCTCGGGCTACTCCTTCAACCTCGGCGGCGGCCTCGGCGCCGGAAGCTACTTCCAGGACACCGTCACCGCCGGGCAGTGGATCCACTACACGCTCGTCATCAACACCCAGAGCGTGAGCGGCTACCCCACCGGTTACACCAAGGTCTACAAGAACGGCGTCCTGCGCGACCAGGACAGCCTGCAGGACTACGGCATCATCCCCGGCAACGGCACCGCGCCGCTGCGGATCGGCACCCGCGACCTCGCGTCCTACTTCCAGGGCGCGATCGGGAAGGTCGCCGTCTACGGCCAGGAGCTCTCCGGCACCCGCATCGCGGCGCACTACGCCGCGATGTGA
- a CDS encoding FAD-dependent monooxygenase has product MKGRIGIVGGSIAGCAAALGATRAGYDVTLFERATDLRDRGFGVGMPKAAYEELTAAGYLDAALPVHPVTHRLWIVAEPGEPTGRVLWRQPIPAMATSWGRLWGALADRAVPHYRAGTRVTAVSADGAVTTEDGLTHAFDLVIGADGHHSRTRSVIDPGPPAREAGYSLWRGTIPQERLPRSLRPIVESSFVTGVFDGGHAVFYLIPSDTGGRRLMWAVYGCPPGADPAGEPWATIERVLPPAWAEACRESETPVVHPVTDRAAATYAADRVLLIGDAATLARPHTASGAVKAMLDAACIERLLAAGTDLREVPVRYDAERRPAGNQLVEIGRRLGGAMVDRTPPWGSMTPEDLSDWTASVLRGDSHYLYSPGPPDPVN; this is encoded by the coding sequence GTGAAAGGGCGGATCGGTATCGTCGGCGGCAGCATCGCCGGCTGCGCGGCGGCGCTCGGCGCCACCCGCGCGGGATACGACGTGACGCTCTTCGAGCGCGCGACGGATCTCCGCGACCGCGGCTTCGGCGTCGGCATGCCGAAGGCCGCCTACGAGGAGCTCACGGCGGCCGGGTACCTGGACGCCGCCCTGCCCGTCCACCCGGTGACCCACCGCCTGTGGATCGTCGCCGAGCCCGGCGAGCCCACCGGGCGGGTGCTGTGGCGGCAGCCGATCCCGGCGATGGCGACCAGCTGGGGCCGGCTGTGGGGTGCCCTCGCCGACCGGGCGGTGCCGCACTACCGCGCCGGAACGCGTGTCACAGCGGTGAGCGCCGACGGCGCCGTCACCACCGAGGACGGGCTCACGCACGCCTTCGACCTGGTGATCGGCGCCGACGGCCACCACTCCCGGACGCGGTCGGTGATCGACCCCGGCCCTCCCGCCCGCGAAGCCGGCTACTCCCTCTGGCGCGGCACCATTCCGCAGGAGCGGTTGCCGCGATCACTGCGGCCGATCGTGGAGTCCTCGTTCGTGACCGGTGTCTTCGACGGCGGGCACGCGGTCTTCTACCTCATCCCCTCCGACACCGGCGGGCGCCGGCTGATGTGGGCGGTCTACGGCTGCCCGCCGGGAGCGGATCCCGCCGGTGAGCCGTGGGCGACGATCGAGCGGGTACTACCGCCGGCCTGGGCTGAGGCGTGCCGGGAGTCCGAGACGCCGGTCGTGCATCCGGTCACCGACCGGGCGGCGGCCACCTACGCCGCCGACCGGGTCCTGCTGATCGGCGATGCCGCGACGCTGGCGCGCCCGCATACCGCATCGGGCGCGGTCAAGGCGATGCTCGACGCCGCCTGCATCGAACGCCTGCTCGCCGCCGGCACCGATCTGCGCGAGGTGCCGGTGCGCTACGACGCCGAACGCCGCCCGGCCGGCAACCAGCTGGTGGAGATCGGCCGCAGGCTCGGCGGCGCCATGGTCGACCGCACTCCGCCGTGGGGGTCGATGACCCCCGAAGACCTGTCGGACTGGACCGCATCGGTCCTGCGCGGAGACAGCCACTACCTCTACTCCCCGGGTCCGCCGGACCCGGTCAACTAA
- a CDS encoding beta-ketoacyl-ACP synthase 3 yields MRTLTGGPGRQAGILGVGGYRPERVVTTGAVADRLGVSAEWAISRTGMRQRHRAGEEETLAMMATAAALRALTAAGRRGTDVDCVLVATITNPTPTPAIAPQVAYSLGTPAAGFDVNSACAGFCHALELARVLIAAGSADCVVVVGADRMLDIVDPDDRNTAALFGDGAGAVVVAAAPQCGISPVVWGSDGAKAAALEVRPSSFAFAATPSLGRPWLQMDGTAVARWVAATVPAAVEAALRRAGVCWQDVAAFIPHQAGGRVIDRVVGQLDLPEHVVVADDLRTTANTSAASVPLALASLIEAGRVHRGELAVLMGFGAGLAYAGQVVRIP; encoded by the coding sequence ATGCGTACGCTGACCGGCGGACCAGGTCGGCAGGCGGGCATTCTGGGCGTCGGAGGCTACCGTCCCGAGCGCGTCGTCACGACCGGCGCTGTCGCCGACCGGCTGGGCGTCTCGGCGGAGTGGGCGATCTCGCGGACGGGCATGCGCCAGCGGCACCGGGCGGGCGAGGAAGAGACGCTGGCGATGATGGCCACCGCGGCGGCGTTGCGGGCGCTGACCGCCGCCGGGCGCCGGGGAACCGATGTCGACTGCGTACTGGTGGCGACGATCACCAATCCCACGCCGACGCCCGCGATAGCACCGCAGGTCGCGTACAGCCTGGGTACGCCGGCGGCCGGATTCGACGTGAACAGCGCGTGTGCGGGCTTCTGCCACGCACTGGAACTGGCCCGGGTCCTGATCGCGGCCGGGTCCGCCGACTGCGTCGTGGTCGTCGGCGCCGACCGGATGCTCGACATCGTCGACCCCGACGACCGCAACACGGCCGCGTTGTTCGGCGACGGCGCGGGTGCCGTGGTCGTGGCCGCCGCACCGCAGTGCGGCATCAGCCCGGTCGTGTGGGGCAGCGACGGCGCGAAAGCCGCCGCCCTGGAGGTACGCCCGAGCAGCTTCGCGTTCGCCGCGACCCCGTCGTTGGGACGGCCCTGGCTGCAGATGGACGGCACCGCCGTGGCCCGGTGGGTGGCCGCGACGGTTCCGGCCGCGGTCGAGGCCGCCCTCCGGCGGGCAGGGGTGTGCTGGCAGGACGTCGCGGCATTCATTCCCCATCAGGCAGGCGGGCGGGTCATCGATCGGGTGGTCGGCCAGCTCGACCTGCCGGAGCATGTCGTGGTCGCCGACGACCTGCGCACCACCGCCAACACCTCGGCGGCGTCGGTCCCGCTGGCGCTGGCGAGCCTCATCGAAGCCGGCCGCGTCCACCGCGGCGAGCTCGCCGTCCTGATGGGCTTCGGCGCCGGCCTGGCCTACGCCGGCCAGGTCGTGCGCATCCCATGA
- a CDS encoding acyl carrier protein, with amino-acid sequence MSSNATLRLESIQELANMGRTGQRVVIDQSMLDDDFDDLGVDSLALIELVDRIQEAHRVRVDDDEVSTLRTPRLLLAHVNGLLKSRAR; translated from the coding sequence GTGTCCTCGAACGCCACGCTCCGCCTGGAGAGCATCCAGGAACTCGCCAACATGGGCCGCACCGGTCAGCGGGTCGTGATCGATCAGTCGATGCTCGACGACGACTTCGACGATCTCGGAGTCGACTCCCTGGCATTGATCGAACTCGTCGACCGCATTCAGGAGGCCCACCGCGTGCGGGTCGACGACGACGAAGTGTCGACCCTGCGTACGCCGCGGCTGCTCCTGGCCCACGTGAACGGACTTCTGAAGAGCCGGGCCCGCTGA
- a CDS encoding cytochrome P450, with translation MAGEQRNGPDGLPDILGGVDLADPGSFAAGVPYPLFAALRRDAPVLFHPHGPDRASGFWVLTRHADITAAAADPVFSAEGAPERDGGGTHLEDLPRGLPTGAVVFMMDDPRHGLIKQALQPHLDGPAVPGQPALRVHAEELVRRAVAAGRADAVGAIAEPFALRAVCGLLGVPRRDEPRLGGWSREVLGFTDRRTGRADPRSRAVFAAMREYFQHLLDGEWRAHSGGLGPLIAAGTIPGGCPLSRTEQEMHAAVLFVSGFEQPRNTIAAAVAAFATHPRQWRMLRSDRSLLTGAIEEVLRWAPPNPYNRRTATADVLLRGQLIRAGDKVTLWWPSANRDREVFADPDVFDIRRRPNPHLAFGSGTHACSGAAFARTQLRLVLSALLDQVEQIQLTGPVVHAPNNKHTVLLDVPIELVR, from the coding sequence ATGGCAGGCGAGCAGCGCAACGGTCCCGACGGACTGCCCGACATCCTCGGCGGTGTCGATCTCGCCGATCCCGGCAGCTTCGCCGCGGGCGTGCCCTACCCGCTGTTCGCCGCGCTGCGCCGGGACGCCCCGGTGCTGTTCCACCCGCACGGGCCGGACCGCGCGAGCGGATTCTGGGTGCTGACCCGGCACGCCGACATCACCGCCGCCGCAGCCGATCCCGTGTTCTCCGCCGAAGGCGCCCCGGAGCGCGACGGCGGGGGAACCCACCTGGAGGACCTGCCTCGCGGGCTGCCCACCGGTGCCGTGGTCTTCATGATGGACGATCCCCGGCACGGCCTGATCAAGCAGGCGCTGCAGCCCCACCTCGACGGGCCGGCGGTTCCCGGCCAGCCGGCACTGCGCGTCCACGCCGAGGAGCTGGTGCGCCGCGCCGTGGCCGCGGGTCGGGCCGACGCGGTCGGTGCGATCGCCGAACCGTTCGCGCTGCGGGCGGTGTGCGGGCTGCTCGGCGTGCCCCGGCGGGACGAGCCGCGGCTGGGCGGGTGGTCGCGTGAGGTCCTCGGGTTCACCGACCGCCGCACCGGCCGGGCCGACCCTCGCTCACGAGCCGTCTTCGCCGCGATGCGGGAGTACTTCCAGCACCTCCTCGACGGCGAATGGCGGGCGCACTCCGGCGGTCTGGGACCGCTCATCGCGGCAGGCACCATCCCGGGCGGCTGCCCGCTGTCGCGGACGGAGCAGGAGATGCACGCGGCGGTGCTGTTCGTCTCCGGGTTCGAGCAGCCGCGCAACACCATCGCCGCGGCGGTGGCGGCATTCGCGACGCACCCGCGGCAGTGGCGAATGCTGAGGTCCGACCGCTCCCTGCTCACCGGCGCCATCGAGGAGGTGCTGCGGTGGGCGCCGCCGAACCCCTACAACCGGCGTACGGCGACCGCCGACGTCCTCCTGCGCGGTCAGCTCATCCGGGCGGGCGACAAGGTGACCCTCTGGTGGCCCTCGGCGAACCGGGACCGCGAGGTGTTCGCCGATCCGGACGTGTTCGACATCCGCCGCCGCCCCAATCCGCACCTCGCCTTCGGCTCGGGCACGCACGCGTGCTCGGGAGCCGCGTTCGCGCGGACACAGCTCCGGCTCGTCCTCAGCGCCCTGCTCGACCAGGTCGAACAGATCCAGCTGACCGGGCCGGTCGTCCATGCCCCCAACAACAAACACACGGTACTGCTCGACGTGCCGATCGAGCTGGTGCGGTAG
- a CDS encoding acyl-CoA dehydrogenase family protein, with protein MTDDAPTLFAGLRAGRIDDDLLAGFPLQNSADLAAGQDWVARAGAFADGFVDADEIDRSGKLPVELLDSLRREGLLAAGLSPELGGAGLSPYNVFRMVAAVSRRSMPVAQIIAVQAGLGAGALYPALPAGPLRDMVRERIGAEALSGFGDTDGSGQNNRLPRMTATRVDGGPDLVLRGEKLYTANGPVADLLAVSAVLDGAVCVCFVDTAAAGFSVDSTVEFVGSKGLPSGVLRFDGVRVAGEHVLSDHVGQLRLPPLINAIAFLGRIYFNGAPAMAIARNCLEWSREFVNRRSIDGRPLSGYDRIQRMVSATMADVYAMDCLARWCLIGSGLSGRWLERFVAKNALTRTAWRVADRTVSLLGAEGLETADSKRRRGAAPLPVERALRDARMLRVAGNVDFQLDNQAAQLMLADRDPDARSDRRAARLDLSPRNQAHLDEARGHARRFGEAIAGAAARHGVLAPHADQEIRVTLGRLVAELVTVCAVLGRTHQLGTPQAQALADVYCTGARHRLAGLWRRLRPGEEPDYAVISAGWLDGSSFEFLGAG; from the coding sequence ATGACCGACGACGCGCCGACGCTCTTCGCGGGCCTCCGAGCCGGCCGGATCGACGACGACCTGCTCGCCGGTTTTCCGCTGCAGAACAGCGCGGACCTGGCCGCCGGGCAGGACTGGGTCGCCCGGGCGGGTGCCTTCGCCGACGGGTTCGTCGATGCCGACGAGATCGATCGCAGCGGGAAGCTGCCCGTGGAGCTCCTCGATTCCCTGCGTCGTGAGGGCCTGCTGGCCGCCGGGTTGAGCCCTGAGCTGGGCGGTGCCGGGCTGTCGCCGTACAACGTGTTCCGCATGGTCGCGGCGGTGAGCCGCCGGTCCATGCCGGTCGCCCAGATCATCGCGGTCCAGGCCGGGCTGGGGGCGGGCGCGCTGTATCCGGCGCTCCCCGCCGGCCCGCTGCGGGACATGGTGCGCGAGCGGATCGGCGCCGAGGCGCTGTCCGGATTCGGCGACACCGACGGGTCGGGTCAGAACAACAGGTTGCCCCGGATGACCGCGACCCGGGTGGACGGTGGCCCCGACCTGGTCCTGCGTGGAGAGAAGCTCTACACCGCCAACGGCCCCGTGGCGGATCTGCTCGCCGTCTCGGCGGTCCTGGACGGCGCGGTCTGCGTCTGCTTCGTCGACACGGCCGCCGCCGGATTCAGCGTCGACTCCACGGTCGAATTCGTCGGCAGCAAGGGACTGCCCAGCGGGGTCCTGCGTTTCGACGGGGTCAGGGTGGCGGGGGAGCACGTGCTGTCGGATCACGTGGGGCAGCTGCGGCTGCCTCCGCTGATCAACGCGATAGCGTTCCTCGGCCGGATCTACTTCAACGGTGCTCCGGCGATGGCGATCGCCCGCAACTGCCTGGAGTGGTCGCGCGAGTTCGTCAACCGGCGCAGCATCGACGGCCGCCCGCTGTCGGGCTACGACCGGATCCAGCGCATGGTGTCCGCGACGATGGCCGACGTCTACGCCATGGACTGCCTCGCCCGCTGGTGCCTGATCGGCTCCGGGCTCTCCGGCCGCTGGCTGGAGCGCTTCGTGGCGAAGAACGCGCTGACCCGCACGGCATGGCGGGTGGCGGACCGCACGGTCTCCCTGCTGGGCGCGGAGGGACTGGAGACCGCGGACAGCAAGCGCCGCCGAGGTGCGGCGCCGCTGCCGGTGGAGCGGGCACTGCGCGACGCCAGGATGCTGCGGGTCGCCGGCAACGTCGACTTCCAGCTCGACAACCAGGCCGCTCAGCTCATGCTGGCCGATCGCGATCCGGACGCCCGCTCGGACCGTCGCGCAGCGCGGCTGGACCTGTCACCCCGGAACCAGGCCCACCTCGACGAGGCCAGGGGGCACGCCCGCCGGTTCGGCGAGGCGATCGCCGGCGCGGCCGCCCGGCACGGCGTACTGGCGCCGCACGCCGACCAGGAGATCCGCGTGACGCTGGGCCGGCTCGTCGCCGAACTGGTCACCGTGTGCGCGGTGCTGGGCAGAACCCATCAGCTCGGTACGCCGCAGGCGCAGGCCCTCGCCGACGTCTACTGCACGGGCGCCCGGCACCGCCTGGCGGGCCTGTGGCGCAGGCTCCGCCCGGGCGAGGAGCCGGACTACGCCGTTATCAGCGCCGGTTGGCTGGACGGGTCGTCCTTCGAGTTCCTCGGCGCAGGGTGA